AACGGTGCTGCCACTACTACATATTTGTCCGCGGGAGAAAGTCAAACAACGGACAATGGACGCACAACCAAGGCTACAGACTCTGTGTCAATTGTGAAAAATGGCTCTAGATCATCCTCTCCCTACCCAAGTGTATGTTCAGCTTCATTCTCATGAATCATTACTAGTTACAAAAGATTACCGATCTTACTTATGCTTTACCTTAAAAGATGGTTTAATCTCATTCGTTCTAGTTATGGCTCCCATTAACCAATGTTAGTGGGTGATTTGCACAATCCATAGGCAGTTTCAAGTTACTTTTCCAATTGGATCATGTCTGTTTGTTCATCtactttttttcattttggttatttccgATGCTGTACCAAGATTTGAAACCGCCATCTTCCCCAACTCCATCGAAGCCCTGAAATCGATGCTGTGACTCGTCTTGCTTCAGAAGTGGTGCCTCCGGTCGGGGGAAgcatatttttttcaaaagttttGCCGATCATTAGTTGTATATTCGTGATATCGAGGAGAGGTTATTGATAAATGACACGCATTGAATCTCTTGGTAGCAAACTTTTAGTTCCGGTTTTCATATCAGCTGTACATTTTGTAATATGTGTATTTGAAGCTAACATTTGTCCCATGGTAATAAAACGGTGATCATTGCAAAGGAATCGTCTTCTGAAACCATTTGAAAATGCACAAATTCTTCGTAAATTTGTATTTGTGACCATATGACCATTATATGCAGAATTTGGATCAAAATATCGATACAAATTAAAGATTGGTAATTAAATGATATGTGCGGagcaaattacaattgttgttaaattaataaaaaattattaattaatcaacATTTATGACCCGTTTTGTGGGCCGACTAGAATGGGCCATTGTATTTTGAATTTATTAGGCTTGGAATAAATGGATTgggatattttaatttttggtgcAAACAAATCAATTGGGATTGGTGGATTGAAAGGAAAGCGATCCTTTCCGGTATCCTTTTCACCTAACTCACTTTGTTCGGGTTTCAAATTGTTAaagtttgatttaatttttacaaataaaaaattcttttaaaagtaataataactataataattgaattaaattttaataattcgGATCCTGATGAATTACTAAACTAGGTGAATTAGGCGGAAAAAGATCGGAGTGAAAAGCTAATCTGCAGTTACATCCCGACGACCCGACATCCCACGACGACCCACCCACCCACCTGTGACTCTGCAATTGCAATATCCCGACGACCCACCCACCTAGCCGCTGCTGGCGACTCGCAACGACTCGCGAATCACCCACGACGACACACCGCTCGCAATCCGTTGCAACAGGTCAGAACTGAAGTATCATAACATCAAAAGCGACCGTCGTATTTCGCCGCGACCATCAAATAAgcatattcaaaatttgaaggaCGGACGCGAACGAATTCCAGACCCGATCGAATTCTCAATTGCAAGGAAAGGAAATCAAGCGGATATCATGGAGGTTTTGGGATGGGATGGAGCCCTCTCGTCACGTGACTTCCACGTCGCGGCACGTGCTTTTGCCAACAACTGGAAAGAATTTAACTCCGCCTTTCCTCCATGGACGTGGGTTCCCTCTCCCAAACAGCCTCCTCATCTCTCCCGCCTgcaccagcagcagcagcagcatggCTACTTGTCGTTGGAGAAGATTTGCCTTCTTGGATCGATCAAGGTAAGACACGTGGCTTATTGGTTTTAACTTGCTTGTCATTGATGTAATTGATATTTGGAGCTCTACTAATCACACTTTGTGGATTAATGATCTGTCTTAGGAAGATGCTAATGAAGAGAATCACGCTTGGGACGAAGATGAGCCCGAGTCTGTTGACAATGCCACGCTGGTTAGTACATAGCCACCCGTATTGTAAAGATTTTGTTAGGGACAGCCGTTCACGCTCCATCGGTACATTGTGGGAGCGTGAGCGCCTAACCCAATCACTCATTCATCAATTTTGCTATTTCCTATTTGCAAGGTTGACACCAGCAATCTTCAAGTATGCTACTACGATTTTCATATAGTATACAGTGATTCATATCGAGTTCCCGTGCTGTATTTTCGCGGTTACTACATCGGTATGTTAATCTTTTTTTAGCTACATAAACGGAATTTAACGAATCACTTAAGGTCAATTCTGGTTAAGAAAATTCAAGGGTTAATCTTCATAACTCTTCCTTGGTGAATGATACATAGATGGACAGCCTTTGACACTGGAAGAAATAGAAAAGGACCTACCTGCTCGCTCATCAAAGGTTTTACTGGAATCAAAATGGACATTTATAACTCAGGAGGTACATTTTCCTCATCTTTGGATCCATGCTTCCTATTCTTGCTGAACTCGTTTGTGCAGTTAAATTTACATTTACAAGACTCGTATAAACGATGCATATACAGGTTAGGTCAATTGGCCATGGCAGTGTGCCCGCCCTTCAAATCCACCTTCCGTAGATTAGAATAATTTAGAACATATAAAGGGGACACATATAAAGGGGACACATGCTTTCTAGTTGCTAATATTGCATCAAGCATCTGAACATATATGGTGTTTGTAGGAGCATCCTTACTTGAACAGACCGTGGTACAAGCTGCATCCATGTGGAACCAGTGAGTGGATGAAGCTGCTTTTCCTTGGTGATAATTCTCAGGCTAAAAATGGAGTGGCAGTTGAACAATATTTGGTGTCTTGGCTCTCAGTTGTAGGTCAAGTGGTTGGTATTAGAGTCCCTTTTGAAATGTTGAATCATCATAAAACTAGTAATTGAAAGAAGAAATTCTAATCTATGAATCATGCAGAACTCTGCCTTCCTCACAATTATCGGGTCATCCGGAAAGAAACCCGAAATATCCGATCACATTATGTAGTTTGCTCATCCTTGCAATTGTAGAAAAGCCTTTTCATATAAGCTAATTGATGATATCAAGTATCACAATTGGTGATACAGCCAGATACGCAACTTACACAGAAAACAAAcccaaaatatatgtaaattacGTGACATTGTTCCATGCATTGAGCACAATAAAGAGCAAGGAAAACTTATAAATGTGGACTTATCAAAGTCTGTCTGATCTTTATGCAGGGATTAGTATTTAGTGGTGCatacaaatgcaaaggaaataCTCATTATTCTGGAAACTTCCAAAGGTAAATGCATAATGTTTCTCATGTTTCTCATGTCTTCCCAGTTCGCAAGGTTTTCTTTAAATATCAAATAGCAGTTGAATTGGCATTAATGTTGTAGCCCAGAAAAGGAAGGTAACTCCTTCCCTATATTGCCATATCTGCTATACCTTCTAATTTCTAGTAAAATAAACCCGAAATAGCTTCCAAAGGTAAGTACTGGTTGATGTAAGACTCTTACTTGTGATCTGCGAGCTTCGGTTTGAGGTTTAACCAGGGTGACCAATGTCGCCTCTTCCTTCATCACACTGACCATAGCAGCATGACCTACTTCCAAATTAAAAGAAGCCGTGACCAAGTGTAAAACCCAAAGGCGTAATAGTGAAACAAAGCTACCTAGCTTTCAACTTTTCTTAGAACAGATGTTGTTTTCCATGGGGGAATAGCACATAGAGAACATATAGAATTAGACAAGCAACGAATCCTCGGAATTTCCCCTAACAGAAAATAGAAAAGAGAGATTGAAACAGCTAAAGAACCAGATAACGATGAAAAATTTACAAAACTTGAATTACTAACAAATAATTGTATTACCTG
This genomic interval from Malus domestica chromosome 05, GDT2T_hap1 contains the following:
- the LOC103436053 gene encoding ubiquitin-like-conjugating enzyme ATG10 isoform X1; amino-acid sequence: MEVLGWDGALSSRDFHVAARAFANNWKEFNSAFPPWTWVPSPKQPPHLSRLHQQQQQHGYLSLEKICLLGSIKEDANEENHAWDEDEPESVDNATLVDTSNLQVCYYDFHIVYSDSYRVPVLYFRGYYIDGQPLTLEEIEKDLPARSSKVLLESKWTFITQEEHPYLNRPWYKLHPCGTSEWMKLLFLGDNSQAKNGVAVEQYLVSWLSVVGQVGLVFSGAYKCKGNTHYSGNFQRIITLMLLLKWVMGFPSVEVKAYAAFGSGEKAKDPIFGLAMGADSQAFTDVFRVYQLNHALYIYDFVPWMVLR
- the LOC103436053 gene encoding ubiquitin-like-conjugating enzyme ATG10 (The RefSeq protein has 6 substitutions, 1 non-frameshifting indel compared to this genomic sequence); the encoded protein is MEVLGWDGALSSRDFHVAARAFANNWKEFNSAFPPWTWVPSPKQPPHLSRLQQQQHGYLSLEKICLLRSIKEDANEENHAWDEEEPESVDKATLVDTSNLQVCYYDFHIVHSDSYRVPVLYFRCYYIDGQPLALEEIEKDLPARSSKVLLESKWTFITQEEHPYLNRPWYKLHPCGTSEWMKLLFLGDNSQAKNGVAVEQYLVSWLSVVGQVVGIRVPFEMLNHHKTSN
- the LOC103436053 gene encoding ubiquitin-like-conjugating enzyme ATG10 isoform X2, which codes for MEVLGWDGALSSRDFHVAARAFANNWKEFNSAFPPWTWVPSPKQPPHLSRLHQQQQQHGYLSLEKICLLGSIKEDANEENHAWDEDEPESVDNATLVDTSNLQVCYYDFHIVYSDSYRVPVLYFRGYYIDGQPLTLEEIEKDLPARSSKVLLESKWTFITQEEHPYLNRPWYKLHPCGTSEWMKLLFLGDNSQAKNGVAVEQYLVSWLSVVGQVGLVFSGAYKCKGNTHYSGNFQRMKHCPSQIFASIH